A DNA window from Gillisia sp. Hel1_33_143 contains the following coding sequences:
- the argC gene encoding N-acetyl-gamma-glutamyl-phosphate reductase — translation MIQAGIIGGAGYTAGELVRILLRHPEVNLDFIYSTSQAGKTVSSIHQDLLGDTDLKFGDHINSEVDVVFLCLGHGNSKKFLEEHSFSETTKVIDLSTDFRMNSEDHSFVYGLPEINKEAIENANFIANPGCFATAISLAIIPLAANGLLKDEVHVNAVTGATGAGTSLSDSTHFAWRDNNFSSYKSFEHQHLNEIGQSIKFLQPDHAVEVNFIPNRGNFSRGIHATAYTNYSGSLEDAIAMYSEFYKDAVFTHLVEEELHLKQVVNTNKCLVRLQKFNNKLLVTSVIDNLLKGASGQAVQNMNLMFGLEESLGLQLKANYF, via the coding sequence ATGATTCAAGCAGGAATTATAGGTGGAGCGGGATATACCGCCGGAGAATTGGTAAGGATCTTATTAAGACATCCGGAAGTGAATCTAGACTTTATCTATAGCACATCTCAAGCCGGGAAAACGGTTTCCTCAATTCATCAGGATCTTTTGGGAGATACCGATCTTAAATTTGGGGATCATATCAATTCTGAGGTAGATGTAGTATTCTTATGTCTTGGGCATGGAAATTCTAAAAAGTTCTTAGAAGAACATTCATTTTCTGAAACTACTAAAGTCATAGATCTAAGTACCGATTTTAGAATGAATTCTGAAGATCATTCCTTTGTTTATGGTCTTCCGGAAATAAATAAAGAAGCGATTGAAAATGCGAATTTTATTGCTAACCCGGGTTGTTTTGCAACCGCTATTAGTTTAGCAATCATACCTTTAGCCGCTAATGGATTACTAAAAGATGAGGTTCATGTAAATGCAGTGACAGGAGCTACAGGTGCCGGCACTTCCTTGTCAGATTCTACGCATTTTGCATGGAGAGATAATAACTTTTCCAGTTACAAATCTTTTGAACATCAGCATTTAAATGAAATAGGACAAAGCATTAAATTTTTACAACCAGATCATGCTGTCGAGGTGAATTTTATTCCGAATAGAGGGAATTTCTCCAGAGGAATTCACGCTACGGCTTATACCAATTATTCAGGCAGTTTAGAAGATGCAATAGCTATGTATTCTGAATTTTACAAAGATGCGGTGTTTACTCATTTAGTTGAAGAAGAATTGCATTTAAAGCAAGTAGTGAATACTAATAAATGTTTGGTGCGATTGCAGAAATTCAATAATAAGCTTTTAGTAACGAGTGTTATAGACAATTTGTTGAAAGGAGCTTCCGGACAGGCTGTGCAGAACATGAATTTGATGTTTGGCTTGGAAGAAAGCCTTGGGCTGCAGTTAAAGGCAAATTATTTTTAG
- a CDS encoding argininosuccinate synthase: MKKIVIAYSGGLDTSYCAKYLSKEENFEVHAVSVNTGGFTKEEIEKIGNNAKLIGAKTYKNIDAVSNFYNKVVKYLIFGNVLKNDTYPLSVSAERIVQAIEIVNYAKEIGAEYIAHGSTGAGNDQVRFDMIFQILAPGINIITPIRDKQLTRQEEIAYLQENGVDMNWEKAKYSVNKGLWGTSVGGSETLTSSSPLPESAYPSPLVEKESKQISLTFTKGELTAVNDVENSPEKNIEILENIASKYAIGRDIHVGDTIIGIKGRVGFEAAAALITIKSHHLLEKHTLSKWQLQHKDYIANWYGTHLHEGQYLDPVMRDFEAFLQNSQAQVTGKVFLTLHPYRFALDGIESPFDLMNSNFGKYGEENKAWTADDAKGFIKILSNAGKIYEHVKQQ, encoded by the coding sequence ATGAAAAAAATAGTAATAGCATATAGCGGCGGATTAGATACTTCTTACTGTGCAAAATATCTTTCAAAAGAAGAAAATTTTGAAGTACATGCAGTAAGTGTAAACACCGGTGGATTTACCAAAGAAGAAATTGAAAAGATTGGAAACAACGCTAAACTGATAGGAGCAAAAACCTATAAGAATATAGATGCGGTTTCTAACTTTTACAATAAGGTAGTAAAGTATCTCATTTTTGGAAATGTTCTTAAAAATGATACTTACCCATTATCTGTAAGTGCAGAGCGAATTGTTCAAGCAATAGAGATCGTTAATTATGCTAAAGAAATTGGAGCAGAATATATTGCTCATGGTAGTACAGGCGCTGGGAATGATCAGGTGAGGTTTGATATGATCTTTCAGATCTTGGCACCGGGTATCAACATTATTACTCCAATTAGAGATAAGCAACTTACCAGACAAGAAGAAATAGCATATCTGCAAGAAAATGGAGTAGATATGAACTGGGAAAAAGCAAAATACTCTGTAAATAAAGGACTTTGGGGAACAAGTGTTGGAGGATCGGAAACTTTAACTTCTTCATCTCCATTGCCGGAAAGTGCTTATCCTTCTCCATTAGTAGAAAAGGAGTCTAAGCAAATTTCCTTAACTTTTACCAAAGGAGAACTTACCGCAGTAAATGATGTTGAGAATTCTCCGGAGAAGAATATTGAAATTTTAGAGAACATCGCTTCAAAATATGCTATTGGTAGAGATATTCATGTGGGAGATACCATTATTGGAATTAAAGGAAGAGTTGGTTTTGAAGCTGCTGCGGCACTAATCACCATTAAATCTCATCATTTATTAGAAAAGCATACGTTGAGTAAATGGCAACTTCAGCATAAGGATTATATCGCTAACTGGTATGGAACTCATTTGCATGAAGGACAATATTTAGATCCTGTAATGCGAGATTTTGAAGCCTTTCTTCAGAATTCTCAAGCCCAGGTTACCGGAAAAGTGTTTTTAACGCTGCATCCGTACAGATTTGCTTTAGACGGAATAGAATCTCCATTCGATCTTATGAATAGTAATTTTGGGAAATATGGAGAAGAGAATAAAGCTTGGACAGCAGATGATGCGAAAGGATTTATAAAGATCTTATCGAATGCCGGGAAGATCTATGAACATGTAAAACAACAATAA
- a CDS encoding GNAT family N-acetyltransferase, giving the protein MKITIANLSHAKYAEVICDTMAESAKVRGTGIARRSPDYILKKMENGNAIIALEGDKFAGFCYIEIWSHEKFVANSGLIVHPDYRNLGLAKDIKKAIFAHSRSKYPNAKIFGITTGLAVMKINYDLGYQPVTFSELTEDESFWNGCQTCKNYDILTRTERKMCLCTGMLYDPAKKKNLEKKEKLNEKAFKRLKSIKQTLFYKTNKENVYLL; this is encoded by the coding sequence ATGAAGATTACTATTGCTAACCTATCTCATGCTAAATATGCTGAGGTTATATGCGACACCATGGCAGAATCGGCTAAGGTCCGAGGAACCGGTATTGCAAGAAGATCCCCTGATTATATCCTGAAAAAGATGGAAAATGGCAACGCCATTATCGCTCTTGAGGGTGATAAATTTGCAGGTTTCTGTTATATAGAAATTTGGAGTCACGAGAAATTTGTGGCTAATTCGGGGCTTATCGTTCATCCTGATTATAGAAATTTAGGACTGGCAAAAGATATTAAAAAAGCAATTTTCGCACACTCAAGAAGTAAATACCCGAATGCTAAGATCTTTGGTATTACAACCGGATTGGCAGTAATGAAGATCAATTACGATCTTGGATACCAACCCGTAACTTTTTCAGAATTAACAGAAGATGAAAGTTTTTGGAACGGTTGTCAAACCTGCAAAAATTATGACATCCTTACGCGTACCGAACGAAAAATGTGTTTATGTACAGGAATGTTGTATGATCCTGCAAAGAAGAAAAATTTAGAGAAAAAAGAGAAATTGAATGAGAAAGCTTTCAAAAGATTGAAAAGCATAAAGCAAACCCTTTTTTATAAAACTAATAAAGAAAACGTTTATCTCTTGTAG
- a CDS encoding bifunctional GNAT family N-acetyltransferase/carbon-nitrogen hydrolase family protein → MLDSAKVELRNLRVKDYEEFKKSMVEVYSSLDSAYWSKADIKTLVSKFPDGQFCIIIDDKIAGCALSIIVDYDKIDENHKYIDIIGGENFAAHSMSGDVLYGIDVFIHPDYRGMRLGRRLYEARKELCEQLNLKSIIFGGRIPNYKEYSEELTPKKYIDKVKLKEIHDPVLSFQLSNDFHVKKVLKGYLPGDHESLEYATLMEWHNIYYTKPEKLIDTKKKVVRLGLVQWQMRLFKDYDSLVEQIEFFVDAVSDYQSDFILFPELFNAPLMAQFNHLNEAEAIRGLSSYTDRLLETFREFAINYNINIITGSMPQAVGEHMHNVGFLCRRDGSVERYEKLHITPAEESAWGMKGGTKLETFDTDCGKIGVLICYDVEFPELPRLLAEEGMNILFVPFMTDTQNGYSRVKICAQARAVENECYVAVAGSVGNLPKVNNMDIQYSQSAVFTPSDFAFPVNGIKAEATPNTESTLLVDVDLDLLKELHNFGSVRNMKDRRKDLYSLKRKK, encoded by the coding sequence GTGTTAGATTCAGCCAAAGTAGAATTAAGGAATTTACGTGTAAAAGATTACGAAGAATTTAAAAAATCTATGGTGGAAGTCTATAGTTCTTTAGATTCCGCATATTGGAGCAAAGCCGATATTAAAACCTTGGTAAGCAAATTCCCTGATGGGCAGTTTTGCATTATTATAGATGATAAAATAGCGGGTTGTGCATTGTCTATAATTGTAGATTATGATAAAATTGATGAAAATCATAAATACATAGATATCATTGGCGGTGAAAATTTTGCAGCTCATTCTATGAGTGGAGATGTACTTTATGGTATAGATGTATTTATTCATCCAGACTATAGAGGGATGAGATTAGGAAGAAGATTGTATGAAGCACGTAAAGAGCTTTGTGAACAATTGAACTTAAAATCTATAATTTTTGGAGGGAGAATTCCAAATTACAAAGAATATTCAGAGGAGCTTACACCTAAGAAATATATAGATAAAGTGAAGCTAAAGGAAATTCATGATCCGGTGCTGTCTTTTCAACTATCAAATGATTTTCATGTTAAGAAAGTATTGAAAGGGTATTTACCTGGAGATCATGAAAGTTTAGAGTATGCCACTCTTATGGAATGGCATAATATCTATTATACCAAGCCGGAAAAATTAATTGACACCAAGAAAAAAGTAGTTAGGTTAGGTTTGGTGCAGTGGCAAATGAGATTATTTAAAGATTATGATTCTTTAGTAGAGCAAATAGAATTTTTTGTAGATGCTGTAAGCGATTATCAAAGTGATTTTATTCTATTTCCGGAATTATTCAATGCCCCTTTAATGGCGCAATTCAATCACTTAAATGAAGCCGAAGCCATTAGAGGACTTTCTTCTTATACAGATAGGTTGCTGGAAACGTTCAGAGAGTTTGCCATAAATTATAACATCAATATTATTACCGGAAGCATGCCGCAAGCGGTTGGGGAACATATGCATAATGTTGGATTCTTATGCCGAAGAGATGGAAGTGTAGAGCGCTATGAAAAACTTCATATAACGCCTGCAGAAGAATCTGCATGGGGTATGAAAGGTGGAACAAAGTTAGAAACTTTTGATACAGATTGTGGTAAAATTGGAGTACTGATCTGTTATGACGTAGAATTTCCGGAATTACCGCGCTTATTAGCAGAAGAAGGAATGAATATTCTATTCGTACCATTTATGACAGATACACAAAATGGATATTCTCGAGTGAAGATCTGCGCCCAAGCTAGAGCGGTAGAGAATGAGTGTTATGTAGCTGTTGCAGGTTCTGTAGGAAATTTACCTAAAGTTAATAACATGGATATTCAATATTCTCAAAGTGCAGTATTCACACCTTCAGATTTTGCATTTCCTGTGAACGGTATTAAAGCAGAAGCTACACCAAATACAGAAAGCACTTTGTTGGTAGATGTAGATCTGGATCTTTTAAAAGAACTTCATAATTTTGGAAGCGTTAGAAATATGAAAGATCGCCGTAAGGACTTATATTCTCTAAAACGAAAAAAATAA
- a CDS encoding response regulator transcription factor, with translation MNLNKKVIIVDDHVLFAQSLKGLVNSYQNYEVVEVFKNGSELVAYFEANKKRPDLVLLDIKMPVLSGLETMHWLHQHHPDQKVLTLTMEDDEYTILSMVNYGCRGYLLKDIDPEEFLYALETVLESGYYFTGEPERIRLHQATPNAIKDITARELDFIKLACTEMTYKQVAEQMNLSPKTIDGYRESLFHKLSLKSRVGLVLYAFKHQLVKV, from the coding sequence ATGAATTTGAATAAAAAGGTTATAATAGTAGATGATCATGTTCTCTTTGCACAATCTTTAAAAGGTCTTGTGAATTCTTATCAGAATTATGAAGTGGTAGAAGTGTTTAAAAATGGCAGCGAGTTGGTTGCTTATTTTGAAGCTAATAAGAAAAGACCAGATCTGGTTCTATTAGATATTAAAATGCCAGTTCTCTCTGGCTTGGAAACCATGCATTGGTTACATCAACATCATCCAGATCAAAAAGTTTTGACCTTAACTATGGAAGATGATGAGTATACGATACTTTCAATGGTAAACTATGGGTGTAGAGGGTACCTTTTAAAAGATATAGATCCGGAAGAATTTCTTTATGCCTTAGAAACCGTGTTGGAAAGTGGTTATTATTTTACAGGAGAACCGGAAAGGATTAGACTCCATCAAGCTACCCCGAATGCTATAAAAGATATTACAGCTAGAGAATTAGATTTTATAAAATTAGCCTGTACAGAAATGACCTATAAGCAGGTGGCAGAACAGATGAATTTAAGTCCGAAGACCATAGATGGTTATAGAGAATCATTATTCCATAAACTCTCGTTAAAAAGTAGGGTAGGTCTAGTTCTATATGCCTTTAAACATCAATTGGTAAAAGTTTAA
- a CDS encoding sensor histidine kinase, with the protein MLAKEEFLLIIYFVVVILLLTTFTIVFFITYQKRKNKLLLEKYEAEKRFEDEIVKSKLEIQEQTLKNVGWELHDNIGQLLSVASMQLNILSKSIDNKSTMAVSDIKEVVASSLQEVRSLSKSLNSEVIQFSGLEESVKNELSRFERLQVIEPVFRLQGDGFDLDQKDTIILYRILQELFSNVIKHSKASKLEVTFDYSRESLKIIVKDNGVGFNMNKINRGSGMFNLESRAKLINSDLDIESSINNGTIVTLIYPTEIHEFE; encoded by the coding sequence ATGTTAGCTAAAGAAGAGTTCTTATTAATAATCTATTTTGTTGTAGTAATTTTATTACTTACCACATTTACTATTGTATTCTTTATCACTTATCAGAAGAGAAAGAATAAGCTATTGTTAGAAAAATATGAAGCTGAAAAAAGATTTGAAGATGAGATCGTCAAGTCTAAATTGGAAATTCAGGAGCAAACATTAAAAAATGTAGGTTGGGAATTACACGATAATATTGGCCAATTACTTTCGGTAGCGAGTATGCAGCTAAATATACTTTCTAAAAGTATAGATAATAAATCTACCATGGCCGTATCAGATATTAAAGAGGTGGTAGCCAGTTCTCTTCAGGAAGTTAGATCATTATCTAAATCTTTAAATTCTGAAGTGATTCAATTTAGTGGATTGGAAGAGTCTGTAAAAAATGAATTGTCCAGATTTGAGAGATTACAGGTAATAGAACCAGTTTTTAGATTGCAGGGGGATGGATTTGATTTAGATCAAAAAGACACCATTATATTATATAGAATCCTTCAGGAATTATTTTCAAATGTTATTAAACATTCCAAAGCATCTAAATTAGAAGTCACTTTTGATTATAGTAGAGAATCGTTAAAGATTATTGTAAAAGATAACGGAGTAGGTTTTAATATGAATAAGATCAATCGAGGTTCTGGAATGTTTAATTTGGAGAGTAGAGCCAAACTAATAAATTCAGATCTAGATATAGAATCTTCTATAAATAATGGAACCATAGTTACCTTAATATATCCCACAGAGATCCATGAATTTGAATAA
- a CDS encoding biotin-dependent carboxyltransferase family protein → MAKIEVLSPGLFSTIQDLGRHNFRKYGVPISGAMDMFSAKMANLILQNSEDYAVLEITQMGPKLKFHSAAKIGITGANLSPKINDEEIQNDQVYFLEEGDELSFGKRVNGCRTYLSISGGFKTETILESKSWYEGISENIKLEKGMILYFQDFEQKDAATNASVKVNSKHVFETKIELEEGPEFYKLSTSTKEEIKNRFFTIDKNNSRMAIQLTEKLKNELLPIITSPVVPGTVQLTPSGNLIVLMRDCQTTGGYPRILQLTENGINTMSQKIMGDQVMFSFKDFGN, encoded by the coding sequence ATGGCTAAAATTGAAGTTTTAAGTCCCGGTTTATTTTCAACTATTCAAGATCTAGGAAGGCATAATTTTAGAAAATATGGAGTTCCAATTAGTGGCGCTATGGATATGTTTTCTGCTAAAATGGCAAACCTTATTTTACAGAATTCTGAAGATTATGCGGTGTTGGAAATTACGCAAATGGGGCCAAAATTAAAGTTTCATTCTGCCGCGAAAATTGGAATTACCGGCGCCAATCTTTCCCCTAAAATCAACGACGAAGAAATACAAAATGATCAGGTATATTTTCTGGAAGAAGGAGATGAACTTTCTTTTGGTAAAAGAGTAAATGGCTGTAGAACTTATCTATCTATTTCCGGAGGATTTAAGACGGAAACTATTCTTGAAAGCAAAAGTTGGTATGAGGGAATTTCTGAAAATATCAAATTAGAAAAAGGAATGATCCTTTATTTTCAAGATTTCGAACAAAAGGATGCAGCAACAAATGCTTCGGTTAAAGTAAATAGTAAACATGTATTTGAAACAAAAATTGAATTAGAGGAAGGACCGGAATTTTATAAACTATCCACTTCAACTAAGGAAGAAATTAAAAATAGATTTTTTACGATCGATAAGAATAACAGTAGAATGGCTATCCAGCTTACAGAAAAACTTAAAAATGAATTATTGCCAATTATTACTTCTCCGGTAGTTCCGGGTACGGTGCAATTAACTCCTTCCGGAAATTTAATCGTTTTGATGAGAGATTGCCAAACAACGGGCGGTTATCCAAGAATATTACAGTTAACAGAAAATGGAATAAATACAATGTCTCAGAAGATTATGGGAGATCAAGTAATGTTCAGTTTTAAAGATTTTGGAAATTAG
- the pxpB gene encoding 5-oxoprolinase subunit PxpB: protein MNSDFPRFTKMGERSILIEFEPEISYNGLEKLLFFKNKLEKYYSKVKVEVINTYCSLLITYIFNIDNIYSEFKALKELLEDTNITKNNNYTIFHIPVCYNEKYGLDLQLISTHNKLSVLDIITLHTAPIYTVYFIGFLPGFLYLGGLDKRLQISRKNEPRLMVEKGAVGIGEKQTGIYPKSSPGGWQIIGNSPVQLFDKNSNPPCQIYAGDKVKFYQVSLEEHDEIMIEKMSGNFQLKSEEFNG, encoded by the coding sequence ATGAATAGTGATTTTCCACGATTTACAAAGATGGGGGAACGCTCAATTCTAATAGAATTTGAGCCTGAAATCTCATATAATGGCTTAGAAAAGCTTTTATTCTTCAAAAATAAATTAGAAAAATATTATTCTAAAGTAAAGGTTGAGGTAATTAACACATATTGCTCGTTATTAATTACTTACATATTCAATATAGATAATATCTATAGTGAGTTTAAGGCCTTAAAAGAGCTCTTGGAAGACACGAATATAACAAAAAACAACAACTACACTATTTTTCATATTCCGGTATGTTATAATGAAAAATATGGTCTTGATCTTCAACTTATATCAACACACAATAAGTTATCTGTTTTAGATATTATAACTTTACATACCGCTCCAATTTATACTGTCTATTTCATTGGTTTTTTACCTGGGTTTCTATATCTGGGAGGGCTAGATAAAAGACTTCAAATTTCTCGTAAAAATGAACCGAGATTAATGGTGGAAAAAGGAGCCGTTGGAATAGGTGAAAAACAGACAGGAATTTATCCAAAATCAAGTCCAGGCGGCTGGCAAATTATTGGTAATTCTCCAGTGCAATTATTTGATAAAAATAGCAATCCTCCTTGTCAAATTTATGCAGGAGATAAAGTGAAATTTTATCAAGTTTCATTAGAGGAACATGATGAAATTATGATTGAAAAAATGAGTGGTAATTTTCAATTAAAATCAGAAGAATTTAATGGCTAA
- the pxpA gene encoding 5-oxoprolinase subunit PxpA, whose translation MKAIHINCDLGEGGKFDAQLMSLISACNIACGGHAGDQNLMLQTIRMAMKNQVEIGAHPSYPDKENFGRKSLNISNSDLKKSICSQVLSLMKIAKNEGAKISHFKPHGALYNEAAKDENIAQIVVDSILKLDESLILYAPQNSIIADLAKAKVEVFFEAFVDRNYNPDYSLVSREKSNALITKKEEVFKHVFSMFSTSKIRCENGEEITSFADTFCLHSDTENSVNIMRYLKEKFQKNEIEIRRYE comes from the coding sequence ATGAAAGCTATACATATCAATTGCGATCTAGGAGAAGGTGGCAAATTCGATGCGCAATTAATGTCTCTTATTTCTGCTTGTAATATTGCTTGTGGAGGTCATGCAGGAGATCAAAATTTGATGTTGCAAACCATAAGAATGGCCATGAAAAATCAGGTGGAAATAGGAGCCCATCCTTCTTATCCAGATAAAGAAAATTTTGGTAGAAAGAGTCTTAATATTTCAAATTCAGATCTTAAAAAATCCATTTGCTCACAGGTTTTATCTTTGATGAAAATCGCCAAAAATGAAGGTGCCAAGATCAGTCATTTTAAACCTCACGGAGCGCTATATAATGAAGCTGCAAAAGATGAAAATATCGCTCAAATTGTTGTGGATTCCATCTTAAAATTAGATGAAAGTTTGATCCTTTATGCGCCTCAAAATTCTATTATTGCTGACTTGGCAAAAGCTAAAGTTGAAGTGTTTTTTGAAGCCTTTGTAGATAGAAATTATAATCCAGATTATAGCTTGGTTTCAAGAGAAAAATCGAACGCGCTAATAACTAAAAAAGAAGAGGTTTTCAAACATGTTTTTTCTATGTTTTCAACGTCTAAAATTCGATGTGAGAATGGAGAGGAAATTACCTCTTTTGCAGATACATTTTGCTTGCATAGCGATACTGAAAATTCGGTAAACATCATGAGGTATTTAAAGGAGAAATTTCAAAAAAATGAAATAGAAATACGCAGATATGAATAG
- a CDS encoding Nramp family divalent metal transporter, protein MKNWLNNVGPGVLVSAAFIGPGTVTVCTLAGVNFQYALLWALLLSIIACIVLQEMAARLGIIAQKGLSECIRDEIKTPSLRKLAIVLIFSAIVIGNAAYEAGNITGAVLGITSVVTPKYYDIGFFSINLWSIAVGAIAFGLLSLGNYKILERVFICLVLVMSVSFVVTAIITNPDLTKIFKGLFLPELGADKILTVIALVGTTVVPYNLFLHASLVGEKWNKPSQLPIARKELIVAIALGGLVSMAIVITSAVPGLTNVNSAADLAQGLKPLFGDFAGWFIGVGLLAAGITSSITAPLAAAYVVKGCLGWQGGLKTFKFKLVWASIILLGVTFSSLKLNPIEIIRFAQIANGLLLPIIAIFLFWIVNRSSVLGRYKNSIVQNILGMIIIIIAIFLGAKSIYTVFQSL, encoded by the coding sequence GTGAAAAACTGGCTTAATAATGTAGGACCGGGAGTTTTAGTTTCGGCGGCATTTATAGGTCCCGGTACAGTTACCGTTTGTACTTTAGCCGGCGTTAATTTTCAATATGCCTTACTGTGGGCTTTGCTTTTATCTATAATTGCTTGTATTGTGCTTCAAGAAATGGCTGCAAGGTTGGGAATTATAGCACAAAAAGGTTTGAGTGAATGTATTCGAGATGAAATTAAAACACCTTCTCTAAGAAAACTTGCAATTGTACTTATATTTTCTGCTATTGTAATAGGTAATGCTGCTTATGAAGCAGGGAATATTACCGGAGCGGTACTTGGAATAACTTCTGTAGTAACTCCAAAATATTATGATATTGGTTTCTTTTCTATAAATCTTTGGAGTATTGCTGTAGGCGCAATTGCTTTTGGATTATTATCTCTGGGGAATTATAAAATATTAGAGAGAGTATTTATTTGTTTGGTGCTGGTAATGAGTGTTTCATTTGTTGTAACCGCAATTATTACCAATCCCGATCTAACTAAAATATTTAAAGGTCTTTTTCTTCCGGAATTAGGTGCAGATAAAATTCTAACCGTAATTGCATTGGTGGGGACTACCGTGGTTCCTTATAACCTATTTTTACATGCCTCTTTGGTTGGAGAAAAGTGGAATAAACCCTCGCAATTACCCATTGCAAGAAAAGAATTGATAGTTGCCATTGCATTGGGCGGGTTAGTTTCAATGGCTATTGTTATTACCTCTGCAGTTCCTGGCTTAACTAATGTGAATAGCGCTGCAGATCTTGCGCAAGGTTTAAAACCTTTATTCGGAGATTTTGCAGGATGGTTTATAGGAGTTGGTCTTTTAGCAGCAGGAATTACTTCTTCTATAACTGCACCCTTAGCTGCAGCATATGTGGTTAAAGGTTGTCTAGGGTGGCAAGGTGGTTTAAAAACATTTAAATTTAAACTTGTATGGGCTAGCATCATTCTTTTAGGTGTGACCTTTTCTTCTCTTAAATTAAATCCTATAGAAATCATCCGTTTTGCTCAAATTGCAAATGGCTTATTATTGCCTATAATAGCTATTTTCTTATTTTGGATAGTAAATAGATCTTCAGTACTTGGTAGGTATAAAAATAGTATAGTTCAAAATATTTTGGGGATGATAATTATTATCATCGCTATTTTTTTGGGAGCAAAATCCATTTATACAGTATTCCAATCTTTATAA
- a CDS encoding DUF2891 domain-containing protein — protein MKRTFLSLLLVLLIGCKGENRDDPENAKNAASDSVSESVISIDALIGSDAIALNLEEANKLVELPLACINTEYPNKLGQTLGSEADIKNPKILHPAFYGCFDWHSSVHAHWSLVRLLKEFPKLDKANDIKVALQQSLSKENIDAEVSYFRGEHNADYERTYGWAWLLKLDEELRTWDSDLGVELSKNMQPLTGIIVDRFSEFLPKLNYPIRVGEHTNTAFALSFAHDYAVTANNENFLSIIEKRAKDYYLKDDNCPMSWEPSGFDFLSPCLEEVDIMRKVLPKAAFDLWIQDFMPDLKNKDFALEPGEVSDRTDGKLVHLDGLNFSRAWVMYGLTNQYPEIYGHLKKVADQHVSSSFNNLTGDSYEGGHWLGSFAIYALQEAKVNK, from the coding sequence ATGAAAAGAACTTTCCTATCGTTACTGCTTGTTTTATTAATTGGTTGCAAAGGTGAAAATCGTGATGATCCAGAAAACGCTAAAAATGCTGCATCAGATAGTGTATCAGAATCTGTAATATCTATAGACGCTTTGATTGGTTCTGATGCTATAGCACTAAATTTAGAAGAAGCAAACAAATTGGTGGAGTTGCCATTGGCTTGTATCAATACAGAATATCCAAATAAATTAGGGCAAACCCTAGGCAGCGAAGCAGATATTAAAAACCCTAAAATATTGCACCCAGCATTCTATGGCTGTTTTGATTGGCATTCTTCTGTGCATGCGCATTGGTCTTTAGTAAGATTATTAAAAGAATTTCCAAAATTAGATAAAGCTAATGATATTAAAGTAGCCTTGCAGCAATCTCTATCAAAAGAAAATATAGATGCAGAAGTATCTTATTTTAGAGGGGAGCACAATGCAGATTATGAACGTACCTATGGTTGGGCATGGCTTTTAAAATTAGATGAAGAATTGCGTACATGGGATAGCGATCTAGGAGTGGAGCTTTCTAAAAATATGCAACCGCTTACAGGAATAATAGTTGATAGATTTTCAGAATTCCTACCAAAATTAAATTATCCCATAAGAGTTGGAGAGCATACTAATACTGCTTTTGCCTTAAGCTTTGCGCATGACTATGCGGTAACTGCAAACAATGAAAACTTTTTATCTATTATAGAAAAAAGAGCCAAAGATTATTATTTAAAAGATGATAATTGCCCAATGTCTTGGGAACCAAGCGGATTTGATTTTCTATCTCCTTGTTTAGAAGAGGTAGATATTATGCGAAAAGTACTTCCTAAAGCTGCTTTCGACCTTTGGATCCAAGATTTTATGCCAGACCTAAAAAATAAAGATTTCGCTTTAGAACCAGGAGAAGTGTCAGACAGAACTGATGGAAAATTAGTGCATCTGGACGGACTTAACTTTAGCAGAGCTTGGGTGATGTATGGTCTAACCAATCAATATCCTGAAATCTATGGTCATTTAAAGAAAGTTGCAGATCAACACGTGAGTAGTTCTTTTAATAATCTCACAGGAGATAGTTATGAAGGAGGGCATTGGTTAGGAAGTTTTGCTATATACGCATTGCAGGAAGCCAAAGTTAATAAGTGA